From the Primulina tabacum isolate GXHZ01 chromosome 15, ASM2559414v2, whole genome shotgun sequence genome, one window contains:
- the LOC142526394 gene encoding SEC14 cytosolic factor-like — protein sequence MAVVPQEAINQFEALMDEVDEPLKRTFQNVHQGYPHETLTRFLKAREGNVTKARKMLTDCLEWRVQNEIDDMLAKPIVPVDHYRAIRDSQLIGLSGYSNEGFPVFAVGVGLSTFDKASVHYYVQSHIQMNEYRDRVILPAVSKKCGKLVSKCIKILDMTGLKLSALNQIKLVTLMSSIDDLNYPEKTLTYYVVNSPYVFSACWKVVKPLLHERTQRKINVLVGCGQEELLKIMDYSSLPHFCRKRSSGSSNYNSGNCYSLDHPFHQLLYNYINGQAVIREPIKPIKQGSVHVTLPANADDEDIAKTLESELEKFKNLERCRESLKCLKTTDDK from the exons ATGGCTGTGGTTCCACAGGAAGCCATCAACCAATTTGAAGCGTTAATGGACGAAG TTGATGAGCCGCTCAAAAGAACTTTCCAG AATGTCCATCAAGGATATCCTCATGAAACTCTAACTCGCTTTCTGAAGGCAAGAGAAGGGAATGTGACCAAGGCCAGAAAGATG TTGACAGATTGTTTGGAATGGAGAGTGCAGAATGAAATCGATGATATGTTAGCG AAACCCATTGTCCCCGTGGATCATTACAGAGCGATACGTGATTCACAGCTTATTGGATTGTCAGGTTACTCGAATGAG GGCTTCCCTGTGTTCGCTGTCGGAGTGGGTCTCAGCACGTTTGACAAAGCATCG GTTCATTATTATGTACAATCCCATATTCAGATGAACGAATATCGAGACCGTGTGATTTTG CCCGCTGTTTCAAAAAAATGTGGGAAACTTGTCAGCAAATGTATAAAGATTCTGGATATGACTGGTTTGAAGCTTTCAGCCTTAAACCAGATAAAG CTTGTGACTCTTATGTCTTCCATCGACGACCTGAACTACCCAGAGAAGACTCTAACTTATTACGTTGTGAATTCCCCGTATGTCTTTTCTGCTTGTTGGAAG GTCGTCAAGCCCCTTCTGCATGAGAGGACACAGAGGAAAATTAATGTATTGGTCGGTTGTGGACAGGAAGAACTATTGAAG ATAATGGATTATTCCTCCCTCCCTCATTTCTGCCGTAAGAGAAGCTCTGGTTCTTCGAATTATAACAGTGGCAATTGCTACTCCTTGGACCACCCATTTCACCAACTTCTTTACAATTACATTAACGGGCAAGCCGTGATTCGTGAACCTATTAAGCCGATAAAACAGGGGTCTGTGCATGTCACCCTGCCGGCGAACGCTGATGACGAAGACATCGCCAAGACTCTAGAATCCGAACTAGAGAAATTCAAGAATCTCGAAAGATGTCGTGAATCGTTGAAGTGTCTGAAAACCACTGATGATAAGTGA
- the LOC142526393 gene encoding acetyl-CoA acetyltransferase 2-like isoform X2 produces the protein MAADDTIKPRDVCIVGVARTPMGGLLGSLSSLPATKLGSIAIECALKRAGVDPSLVQEVFFGNVLSANLGQAPARQAALGAGIPNSVICTTINKVCSSGMKAIMIAAQTIKVGDNDVVVAGGMESMSNAPKYLPSGRTGSRLGHDTIIDGMIKDGLWDVYNDFGMGVCAELCAAQHKITREEQDSYAVQSFKRGITAETSGAFNWEIVPVEISGSRERPSTIIDKDEGLGKFDANKLRKLKPSFQKNGGSVTAGNASSISDGAAALVLVSGAMAIKHGLEVMAKIRGYADGAQAPELFTTAPAIAIPKAISNSGLEANSIDYYEINEAFSVVAIANQRLLNINPDKLNVHGGAVSLGHPLGCSGARILITLLGVLRQRNGKFGVAGICNGGGGSSAVVLELVNNRPRAMVPRSLL, from the exons ATGGCTGCAGATGACACTATTAAACCTAGAG ATGTTTGTATTGTTGGTGTTGCTCGGACACCAATGGGCGGCTTACTTGGTTCTCTTTCATCTTTGCCTGCTACAAAGCTTGGTTCTATAGCTATTGAAT GTGCTCTAAAAAGGGCTGGGGTAGATCCTTCTCTGGTGCAAGAAGTCTTCTTTGGAAACGTTCTTAGTGCAAATTTGGGCCAAGCCCCTGCAAGGCAGGCTGCACTAGGTGCAGGTATACCCAATTCGGTAATATGCACCACCATTAACAAAGTGTGTTCGTCGGGAATGAAAG CAATCATGATTGCGGCACAAACAATAAAAGTGGGTGACAATGATGTAGTAGTTGCTGGGGGCATGGAAAGCATGTCAAATGCACCTAAGTATCTACCTAGTGGAAG GACAGGATCTCGGCTGGGACATGATACTATTATTGATGGCATGATCAAAGATGGCCTTTGGGACGTCTATAATGATTTTGGAATGGGTGTTTGTGCAGAATTATGTGCCGCTCAACATAAAATAACTAGAGAAGAGCAG GATTCCTATGCTGTTCAAAGTTTTAAACGAGGCATTACTGCAGAAACCAGTGGTGCATTCAATTGGGAGATAGTTCCG GTTGAAATTTCTGGTAGTAGGGAGAGGCCATCTACCATTATTGACAAAGATGAAGGTTTAGGAAAG TTTGATGCGAATAAATTAAGAAAGCTTAAACCGAGCTTCCAGAAGAATGGAGGTTCTGTCACTGCCGGAAATGCCTCTAGTATAAG CGATGGTGCTGCCGCACTGGTCTTAGTGAGTGGAGCCATGGCGATTAAACATGGACTGGAAGTGATGGCTAAAATAAGAGGCTATGCTGATGGAGCACAG GCACCTGAGTTGTTTACAACTGCTCCTGCTATTGCAATACCAAAAGCAATCTCAAATTCTGGTTTGGAAGCTAATAGTATTGATTACTATGAAATTAATGAAGCCTTTTCT gtCGTGGCTATTGCTAATCAGAGGCTTCTCAACATCAACCCC GACAAATTGAATGTGCATGGTGGTGCTGTGTCTTTAGGGCATCCGTTAGGCTGTAGTGGAGCACGCATCTTGATCACATTGTTAGGC GTGCTGAGACAGAGAAATGGTAAGTTTGGGGTTGCGGGAATCTGCAACGGTGGAGGAGGTTCATCTGCTGTAGTTCTAGAGCTCGTCAATAATCG ACCAAGAGCTATGGTGCCTCGATCGTTGCTATGA
- the LOC142526393 gene encoding acetyl-CoA acetyltransferase 2-like isoform X1, with protein MAADDTIKPRDVCIVGVARTPMGGLLGSLSSLPATKLGSIAIECALKRAGVDPSLVQEVFFGNVLSANLGQAPARQAALGAGIPNSVICTTINKVCSSGMKAIMIAAQTIKVGDNDVVVAGGMESMSNAPKYLPSGRTGSRLGHDTIIDGMIKDGLWDVYNDFGMGVCAELCAAQHKITREEQDSYAVQSFKRGITAETSGAFNWEIVPVEISGSRERPSTIIDKDEGLGKFDANKLRKLKPSFQKNGGSVTAGNASSISDGAAALVLVSGAMAIKHGLEVMAKIRGYADGAQAPELFTTAPAIAIPKAISNSGLEANSIDYYEINEAFSVVAIANQRLLNINPDKLNVHGGAVSLGHPLGCSGARILITLLGVLRQRNGKFGVAGICNGGGGSSAVVLELVNNRRPRAMVPRSLL; from the exons ATGGCTGCAGATGACACTATTAAACCTAGAG ATGTTTGTATTGTTGGTGTTGCTCGGACACCAATGGGCGGCTTACTTGGTTCTCTTTCATCTTTGCCTGCTACAAAGCTTGGTTCTATAGCTATTGAAT GTGCTCTAAAAAGGGCTGGGGTAGATCCTTCTCTGGTGCAAGAAGTCTTCTTTGGAAACGTTCTTAGTGCAAATTTGGGCCAAGCCCCTGCAAGGCAGGCTGCACTAGGTGCAGGTATACCCAATTCGGTAATATGCACCACCATTAACAAAGTGTGTTCGTCGGGAATGAAAG CAATCATGATTGCGGCACAAACAATAAAAGTGGGTGACAATGATGTAGTAGTTGCTGGGGGCATGGAAAGCATGTCAAATGCACCTAAGTATCTACCTAGTGGAAG GACAGGATCTCGGCTGGGACATGATACTATTATTGATGGCATGATCAAAGATGGCCTTTGGGACGTCTATAATGATTTTGGAATGGGTGTTTGTGCAGAATTATGTGCCGCTCAACATAAAATAACTAGAGAAGAGCAG GATTCCTATGCTGTTCAAAGTTTTAAACGAGGCATTACTGCAGAAACCAGTGGTGCATTCAATTGGGAGATAGTTCCG GTTGAAATTTCTGGTAGTAGGGAGAGGCCATCTACCATTATTGACAAAGATGAAGGTTTAGGAAAG TTTGATGCGAATAAATTAAGAAAGCTTAAACCGAGCTTCCAGAAGAATGGAGGTTCTGTCACTGCCGGAAATGCCTCTAGTATAAG CGATGGTGCTGCCGCACTGGTCTTAGTGAGTGGAGCCATGGCGATTAAACATGGACTGGAAGTGATGGCTAAAATAAGAGGCTATGCTGATGGAGCACAG GCACCTGAGTTGTTTACAACTGCTCCTGCTATTGCAATACCAAAAGCAATCTCAAATTCTGGTTTGGAAGCTAATAGTATTGATTACTATGAAATTAATGAAGCCTTTTCT gtCGTGGCTATTGCTAATCAGAGGCTTCTCAACATCAACCCC GACAAATTGAATGTGCATGGTGGTGCTGTGTCTTTAGGGCATCCGTTAGGCTGTAGTGGAGCACGCATCTTGATCACATTGTTAGGC GTGCTGAGACAGAGAAATGGTAAGTTTGGGGTTGCGGGAATCTGCAACGGTGGAGGAGGTTCATCTGCTGTAGTTCTAGAGCTCGTCAATAATCG CAGACCAAGAGCTATGGTGCCTCGATCGTTGCTATGA
- the LOC142527917 gene encoding DNA oxidative demethylase ALKBH2-like, with amino-acid sequence MSGGLLKLKSVGYPICDPDPGNETVEQPRKVAVVDLGNGSRVLHMPRLISYQDSCQFFDYLNKNIPWIRPTIRVFAKSHVQPRDTCYVASEGLTKLVYSGYQPHAYTWNDFPPLKDILDLVHKAIPGSSFNSLLLNRYKGGNDYVGWHADDEKLYGPTPQIASVSLGCERDFLLKKKPSKVVIDEPARRNECGPPSKRLKKVNIGDQHSFALKHGSLLVMSGYTQRDWLHSVPKRVKAESVRINLTFRRIL; translated from the exons ATGTCTGGGGGACTCTTGAAGCTGAAATCAGTGGGCTACCCGATTTGCGATCCGGACCCGGGAAATGAAACCGTCGAGCAACCTAGGAAAGTGGCGGTGGTGGATTTAGGCAACGGAAGCCGAGTTTTACACATGCCCAGATTGATTTCGTACCAAGATTCTTGTCAGTTTTTCGATTACTTGAACAAAAATATACCCTGGATAAGACCCACTATCCGCGTCTTTGCCAAATCCCATGTCCAG CCCAGAGACACGTGTTATGTTGCCAGTGAAGGATTGACAAAACTAGTTTACAGTGGTTATCAGCCTCATGCGTATACCTGGAATGATTTTCCACCCCTGAAGGATATCTTGGATTTG GTTCACAAAGCTATTCCTGGAAGCAGTTTCAATAGTTTACTGCTGAATAGGTATAAAGGAGGCAATGATTATGTTGGTTGGCATGCTGATGATGAAAAACTCTATGGGCCAACTCCCCAAATCGCTTCAGTTTCACTTGGTTGTGAACGTGATTTTCTATTGAAGAAGAAACCTAGTAAAGTTGTGATAG ATGAGCCAGCTAGAAGAAATGAATGTGGACCTCCCAGCAAAAGATTAAAGAAAGTTAACATCGGTGACCAACATAGTTTTGCATTAAAGCATGGATCACTGCTGGTTATGAGTGGCTACACACAACGGGATTGGTTACACTCAGTGCCCAAGCGTGTGAAAGCGGAATCAGTACGAATCAATCTCACATTCAGGCGCATTCTCTGA
- the LOC142527274 gene encoding uncharacterized protein LOC142527274: protein MSRFVGGRLLFMKIIIFLALIVIMCVETPVEARRMNSEVDEFLVSWAGYGEEKLSTVVISGKLLCHAGANDQISIHPSPVSGASMSVFCAKNGRTKKLWAKGKTDSFGEFMIDLPSHLHAIPNLEKNCQVKVLHLPKNSPCRQAFTGKHKGIKLGSRREGVRTYTTNNIHLIPKPSHEHMRNRGEKELTMSAL, encoded by the exons ATGAGCCGATTTGTGGGAGGTCGCCTCTTGTTCATGAAGATTATCATTTTCTTGGCGTTAATTGTCATTATGTGTGTTGAAACTCCGGTGGAAGCAAGAAGAATGAACTCTGAGGTTGATGAATTTTTGGTTTCTTGGGCGGGTTATGGGGAGGAGAAGCTCTCCACTGTTGTAATAAGTGGCAAACTTCTTTGCCATGCTGGTGCAAACGACCAAATTTCCATCCATCCGAGTCCAGTCTCAG GTGCATCCATGTCCGTTTTCTGCGCCAAAAATGGGAGGACAAAGAAATTATGGGCAAAAGGCAAGACAGACAGCTTCGGAGAATTCATGATTGATCTCCCCTCGCATCTCCATGCAATCccaaatttggaaaaaaattgcCAAGTCAAAGTCCTTCATCTTCCAAAGAATTCTCCTTGCAGACAAGCTTTCACTGGTAAACATAAAGGGATAAAGTTAGGATCCAGACGTGAAGGTGTTCGCACTTATACCACGAATAACATACATCTGATCCCCAAACCTTCTCACGAGCACATGAGAAATAGAGGCGAGAAAGAGCTAACCATGTCTGCATTGTAA